The Candidatus Vesicomyosocius sp. SY067_SCS001 genome includes a window with the following:
- a CDS encoding sulfurtransferase TusA family protein, whose product MKYNLNAKRLFCPMSVIRLSEMIKKIEINDTIELLTTDTSVLRDISAWCKVHGHKVILVNQKTDEIIIFVEKTG is encoded by the coding sequence GTGAAATATAATCTTAACGCTAAACGTTTATTTTGCCCTATGTCAGTTATCCGTTTGAGTGAGATGATTAAAAAAATTGAAATTAATGACACAATTGAATTATTAACTACCGATACTAGTGTTCTTCGTGACATATCTGCTTGGTGTAAAGTTCATGGGCATAAAGTGATTTTAGTTAATCAAAAAACTGATGAAATTATTATTTTTGTAGAAAAAACAGGGTAG
- the glnA gene encoding type I glutamate--ammonia ligase — MSAKNIMKIIEDNKVKFIDFRFTDTIGKEQHVSVPAHSINIEKLTEGQTFDGSSIAGWKSIDKSDMIMMPDTATAVMDPFTEEPTLNIICDIIESNNMTNYEKDPRSIAKRAEVYLNKTGIGDTAYFGNEPEFFIFDSVKWDTGFGLGKAFYEINSEEAYWESGSDFEGGNKGHRPRIKGGYFPVPPVDSLHNLRAQMCLAIEEMGVTTEIHHHEVGTAGQCEIGALFNTLVKKADETQILKYCVHNVAHTYGKTATFMPKPIAVDNGNGMHVHQSIIKDGKNLFDGNEYGNLSEMALHYIGGIIKHAQALNAFTNASTNSYKRLVPGFEAPEMLAYSAKNRSAAIRIPFVSHSKGRRIEVRFPDSTANPYLAFAAMLMAGLDGIKNKINPGKPGDEDLYKLTEKEKLSFPKVCSSLDQALEALDKDREFLKKGNVFTNNIIDSFINLKIKEVTALRASPHPVEFDMYYSV; from the coding sequence ATGTCTGCTAAAAATATAATGAAGATTATTGAAGATAATAAGGTTAAATTCATTGATTTTCGTTTTACCGATACCATTGGCAAGGAACAACATGTGAGTGTTCCAGCACACAGCATAAATATTGAAAAACTAACTGAAGGACAAACGTTTGATGGTTCGTCAATTGCTGGTTGGAAATCTATTGATAAATCTGACATGATTATGATGCCAGACACAGCAACAGCGGTAATGGATCCATTTACCGAAGAGCCTACACTCAACATTATTTGTGATATTATTGAGTCAAATAATATGACTAACTATGAAAAAGACCCTCGTTCTATTGCAAAGAGAGCTGAAGTTTATTTAAACAAAACTGGCATTGGTGATACCGCATATTTTGGCAATGAGCCAGAATTTTTTATCTTTGATAGTGTTAAATGGGATACAGGCTTTGGTTTAGGTAAAGCTTTTTATGAAATTAATTCCGAAGAGGCTTATTGGGAATCTGGTTCTGATTTTGAAGGTGGTAATAAAGGGCATCGTCCTAGAATTAAAGGCGGTTATTTTCCAGTTCCTCCGGTAGATTCATTACATAATTTACGTGCACAAATGTGCTTAGCAATTGAAGAAATGGGGGTAACTACCGAGATTCATCATCATGAAGTTGGTACTGCCGGACAATGTGAAATTGGTGCATTATTTAATACGTTAGTGAAAAAAGCTGATGAAACTCAAATATTAAAATATTGTGTGCATAATGTTGCACATACTTATGGTAAAACAGCAACTTTTATGCCTAAACCAATCGCAGTTGATAATGGTAATGGTATGCATGTTCATCAATCAATTATTAAAGATGGTAAGAACTTATTTGATGGTAATGAATACGGTAATTTAAGTGAAATGGCGCTTCATTATATTGGGGGTATTATTAAGCACGCTCAAGCACTTAATGCTTTTACTAATGCTTCCACTAACTCGTACAAACGTTTAGTACCAGGTTTTGAAGCACCAGAAATGTTAGCATATTCAGCCAAAAATCGTTCTGCTGCTATTCGTATTCCTTTTGTGTCTCATTCTAAAGGCCGTCGTATTGAAGTGCGTTTCCCTGATTCAACAGCTAATCCATATCTTGCATTTGCAGCAATGTTAATGGCAGGTCTTGATGGTATTAAGAATAAGATTAATCCTGGAAAACCAGGCGATGAAGATTTATATAAGTTGACAGAAAAAGAAAAATTATCTTTTCCTAAAGTTTGTAGCTCATTAGATCAAGCACTTGAGGCGTTAGATAAAGACCGTGAGTTTTTAAAGAAAGGTAATGTATTTACTAATAATATTATTGATTCATTTATTAATCTTAAAATAAAAGAAGTAACAGCACTTCGTGCTTCTCCTCATCCGGTAGAGTTTGATATGTACTACAGTGTATAG
- the bioB gene encoding biotin synthase BioB: MTQHRHNWTLKEVEALFTLPFNDLLFQAHSIHRKNFDPNQVQISSLLNIKTGACPEDCLYCSQSSKYDTGLEREKLMEIDLVLQQAKQAQNNGATRFCMGAAWRNPTDKSLNKVILMIQSVKDMGMETCVTLGMLTQKQAFVLKEAGLDYYNHNIDTSKENYSNVVTTRNFQDRLNTLESVQNANIRVCSGGIIGLGEDQTDRASMLRSLSNLAIHPDSVPLNLLVPIPGTPFENIKPPTESEFIRTIAVARIMMPKSVVRLSAGRTNMGDTMQALCFFAGANSIFYGEQLLTTDNPNTNSDKDLFVSLGINQKQANNLQSV, from the coding sequence ATGACACAACATCGACACAATTGGACACTAAAAGAAGTTGAAGCTTTATTTACATTGCCTTTTAATGATTTATTATTTCAAGCACATAGTATTCATAGAAAAAATTTTGATCCTAATCAAGTTCAAATTAGTTCATTGTTAAACATCAAAACTGGTGCCTGCCCTGAAGACTGTTTATACTGTTCGCAAAGTTCTAAATACGACACAGGCCTTGAACGTGAAAAATTAATGGAAATTGACTTGGTTCTTCAACAAGCTAAACAGGCGCAAAATAACGGTGCAACACGATTTTGTATGGGAGCTGCATGGAGAAATCCTACTGATAAGAGTCTAAACAAGGTCATACTAATGATACAGAGTGTAAAAGATATGGGTATGGAAACGTGTGTAACCTTAGGCATGTTAACCCAGAAACAAGCATTCGTTTTAAAAGAAGCAGGTCTAGATTATTACAATCATAACATTGACACTTCAAAAGAGAACTACTCAAATGTTGTTACTACACGTAATTTCCAAGACCGCTTGAATACTTTAGAATCAGTACAAAATGCTAATATTCGTGTTTGTAGTGGTGGTATTATAGGATTGGGTGAAGATCAAACTGATCGCGCCTCTATGCTTAGGTCACTATCTAATTTAGCAATACATCCAGACAGTGTGCCACTTAATTTATTAGTGCCAATTCCAGGTACGCCGTTTGAAAACATTAAGCCACCAACAGAAAGTGAGTTTATACGTACCATTGCAGTAGCACGTATTATGATGCCAAAATCAGTTGTACGCTTATCAGCAGGTCGCACTAATATGGGAGATACTATGCAAGCACTTTGTTTTTTTGCAGGCGCTAATTCTATTTTTTATGGTGAGCAGTTACTCACTACCGACAATCCAAATACTAATAGTGACAAAGATTTGTTTGTAAGTCTAGGGATTAATCAGAAACAAGCAAATAATCTACAATCTGTTTAA
- the murG gene encoding undecaprenyldiphospho-muramoylpentapeptide beta-N-acetylglucosaminyltransferase, translated as MAGGTGGHIFPALAIANELKRHSSNIQWLGSNIGMENNIIPKHKIKLHTVNSVGLRGKNVISLIKAPFLLGYATLQVIKIFLKFKPDVVLGMGGFTSGIGGLVAWMFKTTLVIHEQNSIPGTTNKILNKIATKTFQAFDDTFIRNATTSGNPIVFNPIEKQNNNKLNLLIIGGSLGSKPINEIVTQLNININIWHQTGKLHADTVKSQYKNSTVKVTAFIQEMASAYAWADIVLCRAGAMTVSELMLSATSSILIPLPNAIDNHQFHNAKILADNNAGILIEQKDLTIELLEGILLNINKDQIKQMSSNALKIAKPNAVKQIVDYLLVSD; from the coding sequence ATGGCTGGGGGAACTGGGGGACATATATTCCCAGCACTTGCTATTGCTAACGAGCTTAAAAGGCATTCAAGTAATATTCAATGGCTTGGATCAAACATCGGTATGGAAAACAATATTATACCTAAACATAAGATTAAACTACACACTGTTAATAGTGTTGGATTACGGGGTAAGAACGTTATTAGCCTAATAAAAGCACCATTTTTACTGGGCTATGCTACGTTACAAGTGATAAAAATTTTTCTAAAATTTAAACCTGATGTTGTACTTGGTATGGGTGGGTTTACTTCAGGTATTGGTGGCTTAGTAGCTTGGATGTTTAAAACTACATTAGTAATTCATGAACAGAACTCTATTCCAGGAACAACCAATAAAATACTTAACAAAATAGCCACAAAAACCTTTCAAGCATTTGACGATACTTTTATTAGAAATGCCACTACTTCTGGCAATCCAATTGTATTCAATCCTATTGAAAAACAAAATAATAACAAATTAAACTTATTAATTATCGGTGGTTCTTTAGGTTCAAAGCCGATTAATGAGATAGTTACACAGCTTAATATTAATATTAATATTTGGCATCAAACAGGAAAATTACATGCTGATACGGTTAAATCTCAGTACAAAAATAGTACAGTAAAAGTAACTGCATTTATTCAAGAGATGGCAAGTGCTTACGCTTGGGCAGATATTGTGCTTTGTAGAGCAGGTGCAATGACTGTTTCAGAATTAATGCTATCAGCTACCTCCAGTATCTTAATCCCTCTACCTAACGCCATTGATAATCATCAATTCCATAATGCTAAAATTTTGGCAGATAATAATGCTGGTATACTAATTGAGCAAAAAGATTTAACAATTGAATTACTAGAAGGAATTTTACTTAATATTAACAAAGATCAAATTAAACAAATGTCTAGCAATGCATTAAAAATTGCCAAACCTAATGCGGTTAAACAGATTGTAGATTATTTGCTTGTTTCTGATTAA